Proteins encoded within one genomic window of Nonomuraea gerenzanensis:
- a CDS encoding YqjF family protein, producing the protein MTFIHWRYRPEQVQALLPAQLEVEPFDGAAWVGLTCFLMEDVRVPGVPALPWVSTFPETNLRTYVRDARGRTGIWFFSLDAGRLTAALGGRGGFWLPYHWSDMSVEAENGHTRYRCRRRLPGPVGARCDVDVEIGVPLVERERDELAHFLTARYRLFSLVAGRLAAARVEHPPWPLHHAHLTGLDQSLVRAAGLPAPEGQPVVHASPGVRTRVGMWCW; encoded by the coding sequence ATGACCTTCATCCACTGGCGTTACCGGCCGGAGCAGGTGCAGGCCCTGCTGCCCGCCCAGCTGGAGGTCGAGCCGTTCGACGGGGCGGCCTGGGTGGGGCTCACCTGCTTCCTCATGGAGGACGTGCGGGTGCCCGGCGTGCCCGCGCTCCCGTGGGTGTCCACGTTCCCCGAGACGAACCTGCGGACGTACGTGCGCGACGCCCGCGGGCGTACCGGGATCTGGTTCTTCTCCCTGGACGCGGGGCGGCTGACCGCCGCGCTCGGCGGGCGGGGCGGCTTCTGGCTGCCCTACCACTGGTCCGACATGTCGGTCGAGGCCGAGAACGGTCACACGCGCTACCGGTGCCGCCGGCGCCTGCCCGGGCCGGTCGGCGCGCGGTGCGACGTGGACGTGGAGATCGGCGTGCCGCTGGTGGAGCGGGAGCGCGACGAGCTCGCGCACTTCCTGACCGCCCGGTACCGGCTGTTCAGCCTGGTGGCGGGGCGGCTCGCCGCCGCCCGGGTGGAGCATCCGCCGTGGCCGCTGCACCACGCCCACCTGACCGGCCTGGACCAGAGCCTGGTGCGGGCGGCGGGGCTGCCCGCGCCCGAGGGGCAGCCCGTCGTGCACGCCTCCCCGGGGGTGCGGACGCGGGTGGGGATGTGGTGCTGGTGA
- a CDS encoding serine hydrolase domain-containing protein — protein MLANGSAAVHGETAPGFEAVREAFAANLASGEEIGAAVSVHLHGRKVVDLWGGIADPETGRPWQRDTLQVVYSTTKAVTAACALLLAQRGDLDLDAPVARYWPEFAAGGKERIPVRWLLTHQAGLPALDHPVTPAEAVAWDPVVRALAAQRPFWEPGTEHGYHALTYGWLVGEVVRRVSGRSLGTFLAEEIAGPLGLDLWIGLPASQQHRVSRIVTDPAAFDAAAIDLDAVPEPMRDVLAAYTDPGSLTTRAMTLVQPALDHNRPEEQAAELPATNGVCTARALSGFYAALIGHRVLTPAALAAATEEQVAGVDRILRVPVRIGTGFGLPTPDAFWYSPTAFGFGGLGGSLGFADPASGLAFGYVMNRVRHEVPDLRAARLLAAVEAA, from the coding sequence ATGCTCGCGAACGGCTCAGCGGCAGTACACGGGGAGACGGCACCGGGGTTCGAGGCGGTGCGCGAGGCGTTCGCGGCCAACCTGGCCTCCGGCGAGGAGATCGGCGCGGCGGTCAGCGTTCACCTGCACGGCCGGAAGGTCGTCGACCTGTGGGGCGGGATCGCCGACCCCGAGACCGGCCGGCCGTGGCAGCGCGACACCTTGCAGGTCGTCTACTCCACCACCAAGGCGGTGACGGCGGCGTGCGCGCTGCTGCTGGCCCAGCGCGGCGACCTCGACCTCGACGCGCCCGTGGCGCGTTACTGGCCGGAGTTCGCGGCGGGCGGCAAGGAGCGGATCCCGGTACGGTGGCTGCTCACCCACCAGGCCGGCCTGCCCGCCCTCGACCACCCGGTCACCCCCGCCGAGGCCGTCGCGTGGGACCCGGTGGTGCGCGCGCTGGCGGCCCAGCGGCCGTTCTGGGAGCCGGGCACCGAGCACGGCTACCACGCGCTGACCTACGGCTGGCTGGTCGGCGAGGTGGTACGCCGGGTCAGCGGGCGCAGCCTCGGCACGTTCCTCGCCGAGGAGATCGCCGGGCCGCTGGGGCTGGACCTGTGGATCGGGCTGCCCGCCTCGCAGCAGCACCGGGTCAGCCGCATCGTCACCGACCCGGCCGCCTTCGACGCCGCCGCCATCGACCTGGACGCCGTCCCCGAGCCCATGCGGGACGTGCTGGCCGCCTACACCGACCCCGGGTCGCTGACCACGCGGGCGATGACGCTCGTCCAGCCCGCGCTCGACCACAACAGACCCGAGGAGCAGGCCGCCGAGCTGCCCGCCACCAACGGCGTCTGCACGGCCCGCGCCCTGTCCGGCTTCTACGCCGCCCTCATCGGGCACCGCGTGCTCACCCCCGCCGCCCTGGCCGCGGCGACCGAGGAGCAGGTCGCCGGAGTCGACCGGATCCTGCGCGTGCCCGTACGGATCGGCACCGGTTTCGGCCTGCCCACCCCGGACGCGTTCTGGTACTCGCCCACGGCCTTCGGGTTCGGCGGGCTCGGCGGCTCGCTCGGCTTCGCCGACCCGGCGAGCGGGCTCGCGTTCGGCTACGTGATGAACCGGGTCAGGCACGAGGTGCCGGATCTGCGCGCGGCGCGGCTGCTCGCCGCCGTCGAAGCCGCCTGA